The genomic segment TCCGGTCAGTATCAATGTATTCAATCTGGCTGGGTGGACTTCTCTTAAATATTCCCGGTGCATTCGTCCGTACTTTCCGATAGGGCGGTGTTCCTCCGGCAGTTTCAAGCCTGGAATGTAGTAATCTCCGACAAGGATATAATCAATTCCGTTTTCCGTTATTCTTGGTTTCAATTCGCTCATGTTCCTTACCTCCTGTGGAAGCAGGCTCGTCTGGTACTAACTCAATCACATCAGTAATCTCACAATTCAGAGTTTCACAGATACGGGCTAATGTATCCATGCTGATGTGCTTTCCCTCTTTGCTCATGTTGGCAATCATATTTGTTGTCATACCAGCAGCAAGCCTTAAATCCTCTTTTCTCATATCACGCTCTAACAGTGTGTGCCAGAGTGGTTTATAGCTGATGTGCATATTGTTTTCCTGCCTTTCTATCCATACCACCGGGGCGGTTGCCCCGGCAGGAACTTTTCTCTTATTATAACACCAATCTTGTGAAATCACAATTTATTCTTGTAGCCTGCCGCTGATACCGTCTGGATTGTGCATTCCCTTTCTTTTTGTTCCCTTTAATTAGCCATGAACTGCTTGATCCCCTGGGATTTTGCTTATGTGTGATAAAGAAGTAATAGAAGTGTAAAAAATTTTGCCGTTCCTATCCGGCACATGAGGTATGTCGGATAGGTCGGGCGGTTAGGTGTCGGGCAGTTCTACCTTGCCGACAAAAGAATAATAGATTTCGATTTCCTGTCTGCGTAACTTGCCCCGGCGTTTCCCGTCAAGGGCAACGCTTTCATGGACAACGATTTTCTCCACAAACTCCCGCAGCAGAGTAGGGGTAAGTTCTTCAATGGTAGTGTGCCTGCGTACCACATTCATAAACTTTTCAGCGTTTGCGGTGGCTTCCTGCGCTTTGGAAAGTTCTTCCCGCAGTCTGGCGGCACGTTCTTTCAGTTCTTTCTGCTCGGCTTCATAGTCTGCCGACAGCTCTGTGAAACGCTCGTCCGATATGCGCCCGGTTACGCTGTCCTCATACAGCCGCTTGAAGATAGCAGATAACTCGGCTATGCGTTTCTCGGCGGCTTCCAGCTCCTTTTTCTTGGCGGCGTTCCTGCGTCTGTCCCCGTCCTCATTCTGCTCGATTAAAAGCTTCATAAACCGGGCTTCATGCTTTGCCGCATAGCTGGTAACTTTCCGCAGATTGGAGAGTACGCCAGCGGTCAAGAGGTCAGTGCGGATAAAGTGCGCTGTGCAGTCGGCGGTGCGTTTCTTGTAGCTTCCGCAGATATAACAGTCCTGCTTGCGCTTGTCCGTCTGGTATCGCTGCTGGTACATGACGCTGCCGCAGTCGGCACAAAAGAGTATGCCGGAGAACAAGCCCACTTCGTCATAACGGTTGGGGCGTTTGCGCTGCTTGCGTAACTCCTGCACCCGTTCCCACGTTTCCCGGTCAATGATAGGCTCATGGTGGTTCTCAAAAACCGCCTGCTTTTCCGGGGGATTTTCTATGCTGTGTTTCAGCTTGTAGGACGGCTTCTCGGTCTTAAAGTTTACCAGACAGCCCGTATATTCCCGGTTTTCCAGCAGATGAACCACGGTATTGGTCGCCCACTTGCACTCATAGCCGGGGTGGTAGCGGCGGGTGCTGCCCGTCCTGCGGTATTCCAGCGTCCCCGGCGTGGGGATTTGCTGCTCGGTCAGCATACGGGCTATCTTGGTCGGACCGTTCCCGGCAAGGCAAAGGCTGTAAATCTGCCGTACCACCGGGGCGGCTTCCTCGTCAATGATAAAGTTTTCGTCCTCGTCCATGAGGTAGCCATAGACGGGCTTGCTTGTGATGGGCTTTCCGCTCATGCCCTTAGAGCGTTTTACTGCCTTGATTTTCTTGCTCGTATCTCTCACCAGCCATTCGTTAAAAATGTTCCGCAGCGGGGCAAAATCATTTTCCCCCTGTGCGCTGTCCACTCCGTCATTGATAGCGATGAAGCGGACACCTTTCTGTGGGAAAATCATTTCTGTGTACATTCCCACCTGTAAGTAGTTTCGCCCTAACCTCGACATATCCTTGACGATAACTGTCCCGACTTTCCCTGCTTCAATGTCTGCAAGCATGGCTTGAAATCCGGGTCTTTGAAAGTTCGCACCGGAATAACCGTCGTCGG from the Blautia wexlerae DSM 19850 genome contains:
- a CDS encoding recombinase family protein, coding for MLRQTTQQLITALYPRLSHEDELQGESNSISNQKRILETYAKQNGFSNLRWYTDDGYSGANFQRPGFQAMLADIEAGKVGTVIVKDMSRLGRNYLQVGMYTEMIFPQKGVRFIAINDGVDSAQGENDFAPLRNIFNEWLVRDTSKKIKAVKRSKGMSGKPITSKPVYGYLMDEDENFIIDEEAAPVVRQIYSLCLAGNGPTKIARMLTEQQIPTPGTLEYRRTGSTRRYHPGYECKWATNTVVHLLENREYTGCLVNFKTEKPSYKLKHSIENPPEKQAVFENHHEPIIDRETWERVQELRKQRKRPNRYDEVGLFSGILFCADCGSVMYQQRYQTDKRKQDCYICGSYKKRTADCTAHFIRTDLLTAGVLSNLRKVTSYAAKHEARFMKLLIEQNEDGDRRRNAAKKKELEAAEKRIAELSAIFKRLYEDSVTGRISDERFTELSADYEAEQKELKERAARLREELSKAQEATANAEKFMNVVRRHTTIEELTPTLLREFVEKIVVHESVALDGKRRGKLRRQEIEIYYSFVGKVELPDT
- a CDS encoding helix-turn-helix domain-containing protein; translation: MHISYKPLWHTLLERDMRKEDLRLAAGMTTNMIANMSKEGKHISMDTLARICETLNCEITDVIELVPDEPASTGGKEHERIETKNNGKRN